In Apium graveolens cultivar Ventura chromosome 10, ASM990537v1, whole genome shotgun sequence, the following are encoded in one genomic region:
- the LOC141691048 gene encoding uncharacterized protein LOC141691048 — MSVPSWHFMKWGIFIKIVGKMPSASGQKVFMLAMTDYFSKWFEAEAFKQVTSKETPYSLVYGTEAMLPTEVMIPIARYGFLTNDVNNTELSHDKDTVDELREMEKIRLVSYQQRAANTYNKHVHIRNFRVGDMVLRKTFQNTMNLTAWKFADTWEGPYFTDSIVGCGAYRLSSMEGIQISRSWNALHLKLYHV, encoded by the exons ATGTCTGTTCCATCTTGGCATTTCATGAAATGGGGAATTTTTATAAAAATCGTGGGAAAAATGCCATCTGCATCCGGTCAGAAAGTATTCATGTTGGCCATGACTGATTATTTCTCAAAATGGTTCGAAGCGGAGGCATTCAAGCAAGTGACATCAAAAGAG ACACCATACAGTCTAGTCTATGGCACTGAAGCTATGTTACCAACAGAAGTCATGATACCAATAGCAAGATATGGATTCTTGACGAATGACGTGAACAACACAGAGTTGTCACATGACAAAGACACTGTGGATGAATTGCGAGAAATGGAAAAAATTCGGTTAGTTTCTTATCAACAAAGGGCGGCTAATACCTATAACAAACACGTCCATATAAGAAATTTCCGTGTTGGTGACATGGTACTGAGAAAAACGTTCCAAAACACTATGAACCTAACAGCATGGAAATTCGCTGACACTTGGGAAGGCCCTTACTTCACTGATTCCATCGTTGGATGTGGGGCTTACCGATTGTCGAGCATGGAGGGAATACAAATATCGAGAAGTTGGAATGCTTTGCATCTAAAACTTTATCACGTGTAA